In Vicia villosa cultivar HV-30 ecotype Madison, WI unplaced genomic scaffold, Vvil1.0 ctg.001104F_1_1, whole genome shotgun sequence, a single genomic region encodes these proteins:
- the LOC131633295 gene encoding uncharacterized protein LOC131633295, protein MCIKNNNTFWSVSGAMSCATVDTTWLTVQANRQGSVGSICDSELNCCQVFDNTLLFIIFDLQHFISSYHQLRLSTRSVSSPPSVSSPPSVSVRLSSVRLQPSWPLPLFSGITVFSSSVLRPPSPPPFPPPFAVSASVCSPFSLRSPCIPLGSMASDKDAPPANSQENSQERDAPDTNAPPDTEAK, encoded by the exons ATGTGTATAAAGAACAATAACACATTTTGGTCTGTG AGTGGTGCAATGTCTTGTGCCACTGTGGACA CCACGTGGCTCACAGTTCAGGCCAACCGTCAAGGTTCTGTGGGTTCTATATGTGACAGTGAACTTAACTGTTGCCAGGTGTTTGACA ATACGCTTCTGTTCATTATCTTCGATCTCCAGCATTTCATCTCTTCGTACCACCAACTCCGTCTGTCTACTCGCTCTGTCTCGTCACCGCCGTCCGTCTCATCGCCGCCGTCCGTCTCCGTCCGTCTCTCCTCCGTCCGTCTCCAGCCGTCGTGGCCGTTACCTCTCTTCTCCGGCATCACTGTTTTCAG TTCCTCCGTCCTCCGTCCTCCGTCTCCGCCGCCGTTTCCGCCTCCGTTCGCCGTTTCCGCCTCCGTCTGTTCTCCGTTCTCCCTCCGTTCTCCCTGCATCCCTTTAG gttcaatggcttcagataaAGATGCTCCACCtgcaaactcacaagaaaactcacaagaaagagatgctccggatacaaatgctccacctgatactgaagcaaaataa